Proteins found in one Azospirillum thermophilum genomic segment:
- a CDS encoding CynX/NimT family MFS transporter, which produces MTASPSAARGQPLPHRAADPAQPDHAAASILADDLLVGVDEDPPPPARRPRHPLLVAGAIVLVALNLRPALSSVGPVLQEMVGELAISATLASVLTTLPVLCLGLFGLSAPGLARRFGSERVILAILLVLAAGIGLRAVPSFPAQMVAAVLAGAGIGIIGALLPGLVKRDFPDRAALMTGVYTMALCAGAAVAAGAAVPLEVAFGDRWNLSLAVWLLPAVVAAAVWFPLLPPRLPAGTPPAPRVRGLWGDGLAWQVTLFMGLQSSLAYILFAWLPVILRDRGVAPVDAGFVMSVQILVQVGAALVAPLLAARFRNQSLIAAATQAISLAGFLGCVYGPLDQLWGWAVLLGIGQGASFAVALTLIVMRAGDPHVAAQLSGMAQSVGYTLAAMGPLAAGLLHDRTGAWHASTGLFVCAGLSAALFGLAAGRARLVLEGGQGEGRRG; this is translated from the coding sequence ATGACCGCCAGCCCGTCCGCCGCCCGCGGCCAACCGCTTCCCCACCGCGCCGCCGATCCGGCGCAGCCCGATCACGCCGCCGCCTCCATCCTGGCCGACGACCTGCTGGTCGGGGTGGACGAGGATCCGCCGCCGCCGGCCCGGCGGCCGCGCCACCCCCTGCTGGTGGCGGGCGCCATCGTGCTGGTCGCGCTGAACCTGCGCCCCGCCCTGTCGAGCGTCGGGCCGGTGCTGCAGGAGATGGTGGGGGAGCTGGCGATCTCCGCCACTCTGGCCAGCGTGCTGACCACGCTGCCGGTGCTCTGCCTCGGCCTGTTCGGGCTGAGCGCGCCGGGGCTGGCGCGGCGCTTCGGCAGCGAGCGGGTGATCCTGGCGATCCTGCTGGTGCTCGCCGCCGGGATCGGGCTGCGCGCCGTGCCGTCCTTCCCGGCGCAGATGGTCGCCGCGGTGCTGGCCGGCGCCGGCATCGGCATCATCGGCGCCCTGCTGCCCGGCCTGGTGAAGCGCGACTTCCCCGACCGCGCCGCCCTGATGACCGGCGTCTACACCATGGCGCTGTGCGCCGGGGCGGCGGTGGCGGCCGGCGCCGCCGTGCCGCTGGAGGTGGCCTTCGGCGACCGCTGGAACCTGTCGCTGGCGGTCTGGCTGCTGCCGGCGGTGGTCGCCGCCGCCGTCTGGTTCCCCCTGCTGCCGCCCCGCCTGCCGGCCGGCACGCCGCCCGCCCCGCGGGTGCGCGGGCTGTGGGGCGACGGGCTGGCCTGGCAGGTCACCCTGTTCATGGGGCTGCAGTCCTCGCTGGCCTACATCCTGTTCGCCTGGCTGCCGGTGATCCTGCGCGACCGCGGGGTGGCGCCGGTCGATGCCGGCTTCGTCATGTCGGTGCAGATCCTGGTGCAGGTCGGGGCCGCGCTGGTGGCGCCGCTGCTGGCGGCCCGCTTCCGCAACCAGAGCCTGATCGCCGCCGCCACCCAGGCGATCTCGCTCGCCGGCTTCCTCGGCTGCGTCTATGGGCCGCTCGACCAGCTCTGGGGCTGGGCGGTCCTGCTCGGCATCGGGCAGGGGGCCTCCTTCGCCGTGGCGCTGACGCTGATCGTGATGCGGGCGGGCGACCCGCATGTGGCGGCGCAGCTCTCCGGCATGGCGCAGAGCGTCGGCTACACGCTGGCCGCGATGGGGCCGCTGGCCGCCGGGCTGCTGCACGACCGCACCGGGGCCTGGCACGCCAGCACCGGCCTGTTCGTCTGCGCCGGCCTGTCGGCCGCCCTGTTCGGCCTCGCCGCCGGACGGGCCCGGCTGGTGCTGGAGGGCGGCCAGGGGGAGGGCCGCCGGGGATAG
- a CDS encoding IclR family transcriptional regulator domain-containing protein, which yields MTARKPAGADVTGEIADEVSGEQPNDPNFMTSLARGLAVIRAFTEREPNLTIADIARITGLPRAAARRCLLTLMQLGYAGTDGRTFFLRPKILALGYSFLSSAPLASILDPLIERVSGAVQESCSAAVLDEDEVVYIARAATKRIMSVGLNVGSRLPAYCTSMGRVLLAALPEGELEAYLRRAALKPFTERTITAPDALRRELERVRERGFALVDQELELGLRSIAVPVRTAAGAVVAAMNVSAQAARVTCPEMEVQFLPHLTRAAEEARVLLVRTRGV from the coding sequence ATGACCGCGAGGAAGCCGGCCGGTGCGGACGTGACCGGGGAGATCGCCGACGAGGTCTCCGGCGAACAGCCGAACGACCCCAACTTCATGACGTCGCTGGCGCGGGGGCTGGCGGTGATCCGCGCCTTCACGGAGCGCGAGCCCAACCTGACCATCGCCGACATCGCCAGGATCACCGGCCTGCCGCGGGCTGCCGCCCGGCGCTGCCTGCTGACGCTGATGCAGCTCGGCTATGCCGGGACGGACGGGCGGACCTTCTTCCTGCGGCCGAAGATCCTGGCGCTGGGCTATTCCTTCCTGTCCTCCGCCCCGCTTGCCAGCATCCTCGACCCGCTGATCGAGCGGGTGAGCGGGGCCGTGCAGGAATCCTGCTCCGCCGCCGTGCTGGACGAGGACGAGGTGGTCTACATCGCCCGCGCCGCGACCAAGCGGATCATGTCGGTCGGGCTGAATGTCGGCAGCCGCCTGCCGGCCTACTGCACCTCGATGGGCCGCGTCCTGCTCGCCGCCCTGCCGGAGGGGGAGCTGGAGGCCTATCTGCGGCGGGCCGCGCTGAAGCCCTTCACCGAACGCACGATCACCGCGCCCGACGCGCTGCGCCGCGAGCTGGAGCGGGTGCGCGAGCGCGGCTTCGCCCTGGTCGACCAGGAGCTGGAGCTCGGCCTGCGTTCGATCGCCGTGCCGGTGCGCACCGCGGCAGGCGCGGTGGTCGCCGCGATGAACGTCAGCGCCCAGGCCGCGCGCGTCACCTGCCCGGAGATGGAGGTGCAGTTCCTCCCCCACCTGACCCGTGCCGCGGAGGAGGCCCGCGTGCTGCTGGTGCGCACGCGGGGGGTGTGA
- the puuE gene encoding allantoinase PuuE: MTASYPRDMIGYGATPPQANWPGGARVAVQFVINYEEGGENCVLHGDAASEAFLSEIVGAQPIPGARHMNMESIYEYGSRVGFWRLHRMFTERQMPVTVYGVAMALERNPAAVEAMLAAGWEIATHGWRWIDYQHLPAEVEREHMMRAIEVHTAVTGSRPLGWYLGRCSPNTWRLVAEEGGFVYNADSYADELPYWDLSHGRPQLIVPYTLDANDMRFATSQGFNSGDQFFAYLKDSFDLLYAEGATQPRMLSVGLHCRLVGRPGRAAALARFLDYVRGHDKVWVATRLDIARHWIASHPAPAA, translated from the coding sequence ATGACCGCATCCTACCCGCGCGACATGATCGGCTATGGCGCCACCCCGCCGCAGGCCAACTGGCCGGGGGGCGCGCGGGTGGCGGTGCAGTTCGTCATCAACTACGAGGAGGGCGGCGAGAACTGCGTCCTGCACGGCGACGCCGCCTCGGAAGCCTTCCTGTCGGAGATCGTCGGCGCCCAGCCGATCCCCGGCGCCCGCCACATGAACATGGAGTCGATCTACGAGTACGGCTCGCGCGTCGGCTTCTGGCGGCTGCACCGGATGTTCACCGAGCGGCAGATGCCGGTGACCGTCTACGGCGTCGCCATGGCGCTGGAGCGCAACCCGGCGGCGGTCGAGGCGATGCTGGCCGCCGGCTGGGAGATCGCCACCCACGGCTGGCGCTGGATCGACTACCAGCACCTGCCGGCGGAGGTGGAGCGCGAGCACATGATGCGCGCCATCGAGGTCCACACCGCCGTCACCGGCAGCCGGCCGCTCGGCTGGTATCTCGGCCGCTGCAGCCCCAACACCTGGCGGCTGGTCGCCGAGGAGGGCGGCTTCGTCTACAACGCCGACTCCTACGCCGACGAGCTGCCCTACTGGGACCTCAGCCACGGCCGCCCGCAGCTCATCGTGCCCTACACGCTGGACGCCAACGACATGCGCTTCGCCACGTCGCAGGGCTTCAACTCCGGCGACCAGTTCTTCGCCTACCTGAAGGACAGCTTCGACCTGCTCTATGCGGAGGGGGCGACGCAGCCCCGGATGCTGTCGGTCGGGCTGCATTGCCGGCTGGTCGGGCGTCCGGGACGCGCCGCGGCGCTGGCCCGCTTCCTCGACTATGTGCGCGGCCACGACAAGGTGTGGGTGGCCACCCGCCTCGACATCGCCCGCCACTGGATCGCCAGCCACCCGGCCCCGGCCGCCTGA
- a CDS encoding ATP-binding response regulator gives MDEIAAHERTDAALQKAKEAAEAANAAKSRYIIGVSHEIRAPLNAISGYAQLLERGATERPQDAVRVIRRSAEHLSNLIDGLLDISKIESGLRKLSRDKVKLPDFLDQLADMFRIQAEAKGLEFRYERAPRLPGWVHTDSRILRQILINLLSNAVKYTETGFVALTVRYRSQIAEIEVADSGIGIRPEDLERVFEPFERGRGAAVRAVAGTGLGLTITRLLTQIMGGDIAVRSAAGSGSAFTVRLLLSEAAPGEEAERRPVAGYAGPRLKVLLVDDDPEQLGLMQEILRPLGFLLFTASDAAGSLDLAAQCRPDLALLDISLPGESGWDIAEALRGRFGPAIRIVMVSANAYEAAGPGDGRRPHDAFVAKPIDIAQLLDRIQALTGLEWLQAGGQGGGEPAGGGPGAGEAPAPPAATPAPPPPPGPAAAPAPAALRHLDDLHRLGRIGYVRGIEAKLREMEAEDPALAPFVERLRSLVRAFDLKGYMKVVDLARSDGVGG, from the coding sequence ATGGACGAGATCGCCGCGCACGAGCGCACCGACGCCGCCCTGCAGAAGGCCAAGGAGGCGGCGGAGGCGGCCAACGCCGCGAAGAGCCGCTACATCATCGGCGTCAGCCACGAGATCCGCGCGCCGCTGAACGCCATCTCCGGCTATGCCCAGCTTCTGGAGCGCGGCGCCACCGAACGGCCGCAGGACGCGGTGCGGGTGATCCGGCGCAGCGCCGAGCATCTGTCGAACCTGATCGACGGGCTGCTCGACATCTCCAAGATCGAATCCGGCCTGCGCAAGCTCAGCCGCGACAAGGTGAAGCTGCCGGACTTCCTCGACCAGCTCGCCGACATGTTCCGCATCCAGGCGGAGGCCAAGGGGCTGGAGTTCCGCTATGAACGCGCCCCGCGCCTGCCGGGCTGGGTCCACACCGACAGCCGCATCCTGCGCCAGATCCTGATCAACCTGCTGTCCAACGCGGTGAAGTACACCGAGACGGGATTCGTCGCGCTGACCGTGCGCTACCGCAGCCAGATCGCCGAGATCGAGGTCGCCGACAGCGGCATCGGCATCCGGCCGGAGGATCTGGAGCGGGTGTTCGAGCCGTTCGAGCGCGGGCGCGGCGCCGCCGTGCGGGCGGTGGCGGGCACCGGGCTCGGCCTGACCATCACGCGGCTGCTGACCCAGATCATGGGCGGCGACATCGCGGTGCGCAGCGCCGCCGGCTCCGGCAGCGCCTTCACCGTGCGGCTGCTGCTGTCCGAGGCCGCCCCCGGCGAGGAGGCGGAGCGGCGGCCGGTCGCCGGCTATGCCGGGCCGCGGCTGAAGGTCCTGCTGGTCGACGACGATCCCGAGCAGCTCGGCCTGATGCAGGAGATCCTGCGGCCGCTGGGCTTCCTGCTGTTCACCGCCTCCGACGCCGCGGGCAGCCTCGATCTGGCGGCCCAGTGCCGGCCGGACCTGGCATTGCTCGACATCTCGCTGCCCGGCGAGAGCGGCTGGGACATCGCCGAGGCGCTGCGCGGCCGGTTCGGACCGGCGATCCGCATCGTCATGGTCTCGGCCAACGCCTACGAGGCGGCGGGGCCCGGCGACGGGCGCAGGCCGCACGACGCCTTCGTGGCGAAGCCGATCGACATCGCCCAGCTCCTCGACCGCATCCAGGCGCTGACCGGGCTGGAGTGGCTGCAGGCCGGCGGGCAGGGAGGCGGCGAGCCGGCAGGCGGCGGACCGGGAGCGGGCGAGGCCCCGGCGCCCCCGGCAGCCACGCCGGCGCCCCCACCGCCACCCGGACCGGCAGCCGCGCCGGCGCCGGCCGCCCTGCGTCACCTCGACGACCTGCACCGGCTGGGCAGGATCGGCTATGTTCGGGGGATCGAGGCCAAGCTGCGGGAGATGGAGGCGGAAGACCCCGCGCTGGCCCCCTTCGTCGAGCGGCTGCGCAGTCTGGTGCGTGCATTCGACCTGAAAGGGTATATGAAGGTGGTGGATTTGGCGCGGAGCGATGGGGTCGGGGGATGA
- a CDS encoding response regulator transcription factor, translated as MKRRDMILVVDDTPETLGFLTDAIEDAGLTALVATDGDGALELVAQITPDLILMDAMMPGLDGFETCRRLKQRAEVSHVPVIFMTGLTDTEHVVRGLEAGGVDYVTKPIVVDELIARIRVHLANARVSYAARMALDATGRFLLAADAEGRILWCTPQAERLMQGLLPGPDGAPAAQADALAAGLARLRQAPSGDGLALTLPDGEGGTRRLEFSYLSPANPGEYLFRLSEPAAGRQEAILRDALGLTAREADVLLWLANGKSNRDIGEILGISPRTVNKHLEQVFAKLGVENRASAAALAIRMLAAKS; from the coding sequence ATGAAGCGTCGGGACATGATCCTGGTGGTCGACGACACGCCCGAGACCCTGGGATTCCTGACCGACGCGATCGAGGACGCCGGCCTGACCGCGCTGGTCGCCACCGACGGGGACGGCGCGCTGGAACTCGTGGCCCAGATCACCCCCGACCTGATCCTGATGGACGCCATGATGCCGGGGCTCGACGGGTTCGAGACCTGCCGCCGGCTGAAGCAGAGGGCCGAGGTCTCCCACGTTCCCGTCATCTTCATGACCGGCCTGACCGACACCGAGCATGTGGTGCGCGGGCTGGAGGCCGGCGGCGTCGACTACGTCACCAAGCCCATCGTGGTCGACGAGCTGATCGCCCGCATCCGCGTCCACCTCGCCAACGCCCGGGTGTCCTATGCCGCGCGCATGGCGCTGGACGCCACCGGCCGCTTCCTGCTGGCCGCCGACGCCGAGGGCCGCATCCTGTGGTGCACGCCGCAGGCCGAGCGGCTGATGCAGGGCCTGCTGCCGGGACCGGACGGCGCGCCGGCGGCGCAGGCGGACGCGCTGGCCGCCGGGCTGGCCCGGCTGCGGCAGGCGCCGTCCGGCGACGGCCTGGCGCTGACGCTGCCCGACGGCGAGGGCGGCACGCGGCGGCTGGAGTTCTCCTACCTCAGCCCGGCCAATCCGGGGGAGTACCTGTTCCGCCTCAGCGAGCCGGCGGCCGGCCGGCAGGAGGCGATCCTGCGCGACGCGCTGGGGCTGACGGCGCGCGAGGCCGACGTGCTGCTGTGGCTCGCCAACGGCAAGTCCAACCGCGACATCGGCGAGATCCTCGGCATCAGCCCGCGCACGGTGAACAAGCATCTGGAGCAGGTCTTCGCCAAGCTCGGCGTCGAGAACCGCGCCTCCGCCGCCGCACTGGCCATCCGGATGCTGGCGGCCAAGAGCTGA
- a CDS encoding LysR family transcriptional regulator — protein sequence MALLENMRIFVRVVDLGSLSAAGRNLRMSPAMVSHRIQQLETHLGVRLLNRTTRQLQPTETGLTFYQGCLEVLEAVERARSSIAAESGVPSGSLRVTAPLGFGRSLLAPLVPEFCATYPLVEVRLRLSDHLLDLLREGVDVALRMADLKDSSFVVRKIADLRRVLVASPAYLEARGRPREPADLAAHNCLLLRFPGTQQHQWTLIDRAGEAVKLPVAGRYDADDGDVLTGWVLAGQGIALKPLWEVAEPLARGALELVLPDFRPEPVTLAVLYPHRALVPAKVRAFADYLVPRIRASLDAISPDAML from the coding sequence ATGGCCCTGCTGGAGAACATGCGCATCTTCGTGCGGGTGGTCGATCTCGGCAGCCTGTCGGCGGCCGGGCGGAACCTGCGCATGTCGCCGGCGATGGTCAGCCACCGCATCCAGCAGCTCGAGACCCATCTCGGCGTGCGGCTGCTGAACCGGACGACCCGCCAGCTCCAGCCGACCGAGACCGGCCTCACCTTCTACCAGGGCTGCCTGGAGGTGCTGGAGGCGGTGGAGCGCGCCCGGTCCAGCATCGCCGCCGAATCGGGCGTGCCTTCGGGCAGCCTCCGCGTCACCGCCCCGCTGGGCTTCGGCCGCAGCCTGCTCGCCCCGCTGGTGCCGGAGTTCTGCGCCACCTATCCGCTGGTGGAGGTGCGGCTGCGCCTGTCCGACCATCTGCTCGACCTGCTGCGGGAGGGGGTGGACGTGGCGCTGCGCATGGCGGACCTGAAGGACTCCAGCTTCGTCGTGCGCAAGATCGCCGACCTGCGCCGGGTTCTCGTGGCCTCCCCCGCCTATCTGGAGGCGCGCGGCCGCCCGCGCGAGCCGGCCGACCTCGCCGCGCACAACTGCCTGCTGCTGCGCTTTCCCGGCACGCAGCAGCACCAGTGGACGCTGATCGACCGGGCCGGCGAGGCGGTGAAGCTGCCGGTGGCGGGCCGCTACGACGCCGACGACGGCGACGTGCTGACCGGCTGGGTGCTGGCCGGGCAGGGCATCGCGCTGAAGCCGCTGTGGGAGGTGGCGGAGCCGCTGGCCCGCGGCGCGCTGGAACTGGTGCTGCCCGACTTCCGGCCGGAGCCGGTGACGCTGGCCGTCCTCTATCCCCACCGCGCCCTGGTGCCGGCCAAGGTGCGGGCCTTCGCCGACTATCTGGTGCCGCGCATCCGCGCCTCGCTCGACGCCATCTCGCCCGACGCGATGCTGTAG
- a CDS encoding purine-cytosine permease family protein — MGARQRIVRERRQYNQLAADQTLEDYALRYTAERARRWSAWRVVHTALGAISFLACEAIGAAVTLAYGFENAIAAILAVGVLNILVGLPITYHAAKAGVDIDLLARGAGFGYLGSTVTSLVYASFTFILFSIEASIMSAGLTLVLGIPDSLAHVISALGVIPIAVYGIRVISRMQVATQPVWILLQCVPLAYFVLLDRSVFAEWTGFPGLQGTGGFALLPFGMAASMLLSLLPQIGEQVDYLRFLPSPARMGRGRWWAAMLAGGPGWSVIGSLKLALGSLLAFLALKHGLPPADAMQPTVMYHMAFSDLFGWPALALALTGIFVVVCQMKINVTNAYAGSIAWSNFFSRLTRSHPGRVVWLVFNGLLALLLMEIGILGVIESILALYANVAVAGWGRWRPTSPSTSRWASARGDRVQARPPLRHQPGRRRGDGAVGAVLHRRLLRAGGAGAAGAGALHRAGGGHRRRPGHRLGDAGALLPRPPGRRPAGGGGGDPLLDLREQLRAGGHGLLPGLRRADLLALLHAGGALPRPVQDEEPLRRPDRRGAARRAAAAAGGGGAHAHRPFHRGDGAVHPAAGRGADRHRLPLRQRSTGGADGDPRRADRGVLLPADPVGGRRLAAGAGA, encoded by the coding sequence ATGGGCGCTCGGCAGAGGATCGTTCGGGAACGGCGGCAGTACAACCAGCTCGCCGCCGACCAGACGCTGGAAGACTATGCGCTGCGCTACACGGCGGAGCGGGCGCGGCGCTGGTCCGCCTGGCGGGTGGTCCATACGGCGCTCGGCGCCATCTCCTTCCTCGCCTGCGAGGCCATCGGCGCGGCGGTGACGCTGGCCTACGGGTTCGAGAACGCCATCGCCGCCATCCTGGCGGTGGGGGTGCTGAACATCCTGGTCGGGCTGCCGATCACCTATCACGCGGCGAAGGCCGGCGTGGACATCGACCTGCTGGCCCGCGGGGCCGGCTTCGGCTATCTGGGCTCCACCGTCACCTCGCTGGTCTACGCCTCCTTCACCTTCATCCTGTTCTCGATCGAGGCCAGCATCATGTCGGCCGGGCTGACGCTGGTGCTGGGCATCCCGGATTCGCTCGCCCACGTCATCAGCGCGCTCGGCGTCATCCCGATCGCGGTCTACGGCATCCGCGTCATCAGCCGCATGCAGGTGGCGACCCAGCCGGTCTGGATCCTGCTGCAATGCGTGCCGCTCGCCTATTTCGTCCTGCTCGACCGCTCGGTCTTCGCGGAGTGGACGGGCTTTCCGGGGCTGCAGGGAACCGGCGGCTTCGCCCTGCTGCCCTTCGGCATGGCAGCCTCCATGCTGCTGTCGCTGCTGCCGCAGATCGGCGAGCAGGTGGACTATCTGCGCTTCCTGCCTTCGCCGGCGCGGATGGGGCGGGGCCGCTGGTGGGCGGCGATGCTGGCGGGCGGGCCCGGCTGGTCGGTGATCGGCAGCCTGAAGCTGGCGCTGGGCTCGCTGCTGGCCTTCCTGGCGCTGAAGCACGGGCTGCCGCCGGCCGACGCCATGCAGCCGACGGTGATGTACCACATGGCCTTCTCCGACCTGTTCGGCTGGCCGGCGCTGGCGCTGGCGCTGACCGGGATCTTCGTCGTGGTCTGCCAGATGAAGATCAACGTGACCAACGCCTATGCCGGTTCCATCGCCTGGTCCAACTTCTTCTCGCGCCTGACGCGCAGCCATCCGGGCCGCGTGGTCTGGCTGGTCTTCAACGGGTTGCTCGCCCTGCTGCTGATGGAGATCGGCATCCTCGGCGTGATCGAGAGCATCCTGGCGCTCTACGCCAACGTGGCGGTGGCTGGCTGGGGGCGGTGGCGGCCGACCTCACCATCAACAAGCCGCTGGGCTTCAGCCCGCGGGGATCGAGTTCAAGCGCGCCCACCTCTACGACATCAACCCGGTCGGCGTCGGGGCGATGGGGCTGTCGGTGCTGTCCTCCACCGCCGCCTTCTTCGGGCTGGCGGGGCCGGTGCCGCAGGCGCTGGCGCCCTTCATCGGGCTGGTGGTGGCCATCGCCGCCGCCCCGGTCATCGCCTGGGCGACGCGGGGGCGCTATTACCTCGCCCGCCCGGCCGCCGGCCTGCCGGAGGGGGCGGCGGAGATCCGCTGCTCGATCTGCGAGAACAGCTTCGAGCGGGCGGACATGGCCTTCTGCCCGGCCTACGACGCGCCGATCTGCTCGCTCTGCTGCACGCTGGAGGCGCGCTGCCACGACCTGTGCAAGACGAGGAGCCGCTTCGCCGACCAGATCGCCGGGGCGCTGCGCGCCGTGCTGCCGCCGCGGCTGGCGGCGGGGGTGCACACGCGCATCGGCCATTTCATCGGGGTGATGGCGCTGTTCACCCTGCTGCTGGGCGGGGTGCTGATCGTCATCGACTTCCACTTCGCCAGCGCAGCACCGGAGGAGCTGACGGCGATCCGCGCCGCGCTGACCGCGGTGTTCTTCTGCCTGCTGATCCTGTCGGGGGTCGCCGCCTGGCTGCTGGTGCTGGCGCATGA
- a CDS encoding FadR/GntR family transcriptional regulator, producing the protein MSIVPPPPAPSPSGACSLAAVPRRSLVETAIGMMRAELERGGWPVGSRIPPEAELAAALQVSRNTVREAIRVLSHAGMLEVRQGNGTYVRSPVDPAETMRRIARTTLRDHLELRCTLEVQAAGLAALRRTDSDLERIRGALEARGDTAAKEPGDAALEAFIDRDIAFHMAVAEAAHNVALAELYRYFTGTMRGQLRAALRDSALPEPDLPAHHAVADAIAARDRAAAEEAARAIVAPSLAALDALLAP; encoded by the coding sequence ATGTCGATCGTCCCCCCGCCCCCCGCCCCTTCTCCGTCCGGAGCCTGCAGCCTCGCCGCCGTCCCCCGCCGCTCGCTGGTCGAGACCGCCATCGGCATGATGCGCGCCGAGCTGGAGCGCGGCGGCTGGCCGGTCGGCAGCCGCATCCCGCCGGAGGCGGAGCTCGCCGCCGCCCTGCAAGTCAGCCGCAACACGGTGCGCGAGGCGATCCGCGTGCTGTCCCATGCCGGGATGCTGGAGGTGCGGCAGGGCAACGGCACCTATGTCCGCTCCCCCGTCGATCCGGCGGAGACCATGCGGCGCATCGCCCGCACCACGCTGCGCGATCATCTGGAGCTGCGCTGCACGCTGGAGGTCCAGGCGGCCGGCCTGGCGGCGCTGCGCCGCACCGACTCCGACCTGGAGCGGATCCGGGGGGCGCTGGAGGCGCGCGGCGACACCGCCGCCAAAGAACCGGGCGACGCGGCGCTGGAAGCCTTCATCGACCGCGACATCGCCTTCCACATGGCGGTGGCGGAGGCCGCCCACAACGTGGCGCTGGCGGAGCTCTACCGCTATTTCACCGGAACGATGCGCGGCCAGCTCCGCGCCGCGCTGCGCGACAGCGCCCTGCCGGAACCCGACCTGCCGGCCCATCATGCCGTGGCCGACGCGATCGCCGCCCGCGACCGTGCGGCGGCGGAGGAGGCCGCCCGCGCCATCGTCGCCCCGTCGCTGGCGGCGCTGGATGCCCTGCTCGCCCCCTGA
- a CDS encoding glutathione S-transferase yields MRLIGMMDSPYVRRVAVSLKLMGLPFEQSPLSVFRNFEAFAAINPVVKAPTLVADDGTVLLDSTLILEYLDRLAPTGRRLNPVALPDFLRCQRLTGLALAACEKAVQIVYERNLRPGEKQHEPWVDRVRGQLLAAWQVLEKEVAPAKGWLIGDRPLQADVTVAVAWRFSRFALPDIVEEGGHPALTRFSARAEALPEFASCPLE; encoded by the coding sequence ATGCGTCTGATCGGCATGATGGACTCGCCCTATGTGCGGCGCGTCGCGGTTTCGCTGAAGCTGATGGGGCTGCCCTTCGAGCAGTCGCCGCTCTCCGTCTTCCGCAATTTCGAGGCCTTCGCGGCGATCAACCCGGTGGTCAAGGCGCCGACCCTGGTGGCGGACGACGGGACGGTCCTGCTCGATTCGACCCTGATCCTCGAATATCTCGACCGGCTGGCGCCGACCGGGCGGCGGCTGAACCCGGTGGCGCTGCCGGACTTCCTGCGCTGCCAGCGCCTGACCGGCCTGGCGCTCGCCGCCTGCGAGAAGGCGGTGCAGATCGTCTACGAGCGCAACCTGCGCCCCGGCGAGAAGCAGCACGAGCCCTGGGTCGACCGGGTGCGCGGCCAGCTCCTCGCCGCCTGGCAGGTGCTGGAGAAGGAGGTGGCGCCGGCCAAGGGCTGGCTGATCGGCGACCGGCCGCTGCAGGCGGACGTCACCGTGGCGGTCGCCTGGCGCTTCTCCCGCTTCGCCCTGCCCGACATCGTGGAGGAGGGCGGCCACCCGGCGCTGACGCGCTTCTCCGCACGGGCGGAGGCGCTGCCGGAATTCGCCTCCTGCCCGCTGGAGTAG
- a CDS encoding response regulator has protein sequence MAIDLAAASVLVVEDHDFTRNLILSVLRKIGVGSVREAASGPAAFRILGIAPVDVILCDIGMKPMDGITFLRRLRAGQPPPPEEGAQPVPPDAIDPKTPVIMLTAHTEADIVTRAHGAGATAFLVKPIKPDLLRSRIEAVLAARRRG, from the coding sequence ATGGCGATCGATCTGGCCGCCGCCTCCGTCCTCGTGGTCGAGGATCACGACTTCACCCGCAATCTGATCCTGTCGGTCCTGCGCAAGATCGGGGTCGGCTCGGTCCGCGAGGCGGCGAGCGGTCCGGCGGCCTTCCGCATCCTGGGCATCGCCCCGGTGGACGTCATCCTGTGCGACATCGGGATGAAGCCGATGGATGGCATCACCTTCCTGCGCCGGCTGCGCGCCGGCCAGCCCCCGCCGCCGGAGGAGGGTGCGCAGCCGGTGCCGCCCGACGCCATCGACCCGAAGACCCCCGTCATCATGCTGACCGCCCATACCGAGGCGGACATCGTCACCCGGGCGCATGGCGCCGGCGCCACCGCCTTCCTGGTCAAGCCGATCAAGCCCGACCTGCTGCGCAGCCGGATCGAGGCGGTGCTGGCCGCCCGCCGCCGGGGGTGA
- the uraH gene encoding hydroxyisourate hydrolase — MGRLTTHVLDIAAGRPAAGLRITLTSLDGGAVLGRFVTNADGRLDAPALEGEAFAAGRYELLFAVGDYFRARGVTGDGIAFLEEVPIRFGIADPAQHYHVPLLVSPWAFSTYRGS, encoded by the coding sequence ATGGGCCGCCTGACGACCCACGTTCTCGACATCGCCGCCGGCCGTCCCGCCGCCGGCCTGCGCATCACCCTGACCTCGCTCGACGGCGGCGCCGTGCTCGGCCGCTTCGTCACCAACGCGGACGGGCGGCTCGACGCGCCGGCCCTGGAGGGCGAGGCCTTCGCGGCCGGGCGCTATGAGCTGCTGTTCGCCGTCGGCGACTACTTCCGCGCCCGCGGCGTCACCGGCGACGGCATCGCCTTCCTGGAGGAGGTGCCGATCCGCTTCGGCATCGCCGACCCCGCCCAGCACTACCACGTGCCCCTGCTGGTCTCCCCCTGGGCCTTCTCGACCTACCGGGGAAGCTGA